From one Xiphophorus hellerii strain 12219 chromosome 18, Xiphophorus_hellerii-4.1, whole genome shotgun sequence genomic stretch:
- the LOC116708076 gene encoding ubiquitin carboxyl-terminal hydrolase 37-like: protein METKTQQYKSYKEENTSSKHNQNVPTKVTTIQVQSTCMKHQNAILLGFPNVNMICYMNASLQTLLTLKEFVEDIKSQEDVLALCPEAQLMRCFLDIVKCHCSPDSRLKLEVVIRFKKVLSFQAPEFGYEGMKDAHEFLTAVLNQMKNLQPLLTKTAATIGKRYRCPVETHLQFKMRNTRMCKSCGIKSIREEDFIMLSLDLIAGGSVQNMLNMHEKERQLEFKCECGGNTSGLQSRFLTLPKYLILQLKRFTFTENLVMVKLEDPIVLCREMTVAGHQYSLVSVISHVGSSAKTGHYVSDGLHPDQSREDGNDRWLHFNDIYVMETNGTVISEMCTGESYILVYRRRE from the exons ATGGAAACTAAGACACAGCAGTATAAGAGCTATAAAGAAGAGAACACTTCCTCGAAGCACAACCAGAACGTTCCCACAAA agTCACTACAATCCAGGTCCAGTCCACTTGTATGAAACATCAGAATGCAATATTACTTGG ATTCCCAAACGTTAATATGATCTGCTACATGAACGCCAGCCTGCAGACTTTGCTTACACTCAAGGAGTTCGTGGAGGACATCAAATCCCAGGAGGACGTGTTGGCACTGTGTCCCGAGGCTCAGCTCATGAG ATGCTTCCTAGACATTGTGAAATGTCACTGCTCACCTGATTCCAGGTTGAAACTGGAGGTGGTTATAAGGTTTAAGAAGGTCCTCTCTTTCCAGGCCCCAGAGTTTGGATATGAAGGCATGAAA GACGCCCATGAGTTCCTGACGGCTGTGTTGAATCAGATGAAGAACCTGCAGCCCCTTCTGACAAAGACTGCGGCCACTATAGGGAAAAGATACAGGTGCCCAGTTGAGACACATCTACAGTTCAAAATGCGGAACACAAGGATGTGCAAAAG TTGTGGTATTAAGTCCATAAGAGAGGAGGATTTCATCATGCTCTCTCTGGACCTGATCGCTGGAGGGTCAGTGCAGAACATGCTCAACATGCACGAGAAG GAAAGACAACTAGAGTTTAAGTGTGAGTGTGGAGGAAACACATCAGGTCTGCAGTCTAGATTTCTGACCCTTCCCAA ATATTTGATTTTGCAACTAAAGAGGTTCACTTTCACAGAGAACCTGGTGATGGTCAAACTGGAGGACCCCATCGTTTTGTGCAGGGAAATGACAGTAGCTGGCCACCAG TACAGCCTGGTCAGCGTCATCAGCCACGTAGGTTCTTCGGCGAAGACAG ggCATTACGTGAGCGATGGGCTACACCCGGACCAGTCCAGGGAGGACGGGAACGATCGATGGCTCCACTTTAATGACATTTATGTGATGGAGACAAATGGAACAGTCATTTCGGAGATGTGTACAGGGGAGTCTTATATCCTTGTCTACCGGAGGAGG gAGTAG